The following are encoded together in the Oncorhynchus nerka isolate Pitt River unplaced genomic scaffold, Oner_Uvic_2.0 unplaced_scaffold_974, whole genome shotgun sequence genome:
- the LOC115110829 gene encoding tumor necrosis factor ligand superfamily member 14-like, with translation MAEGGVPYPSVFMVDSHAAYPPLPPKPRPPGRGGVAQSLLFLLVGLALCGLAIEACFIYHLYSKQGSAESGSASMSIQDHEEFPKEVPPTSRPNPIVLPSKPVAHLTAGPQAPHGDGVMVWNMQAEPILHEMEYKDGKLVIQKEGYYYVYSKIFFSEVDVAFTHSVCRTTPRYLGKNIELLKSRRYHPKFGKMMSTSNSYLGGVFHLFEDDSLFVKVKNVTQVRIQYSTENVFGIYMI, from the exons ATGGCTGAGGGTGGTGTCCCGTACCCCTCCGTGTTCATGGTGGATAGCCATGCAGCCTACCCACCGCTGCCCCCCAAACCGAGACCTCCTGGTCGGGGTGGTGTGGCCCAAAGCCTGCTGTTCTTGCTGGTTGGTCTGGCTTTGTGTGGCTTGGCCATAGAGGCCTGCTTCATCTACCACCTCTACTCCAAACAGGGATCT GCGGAGTCAGGGTCAGCTAGTATGAGTATCCAAG ACCATGAGGAATTTCCGAAGGAGGTTCCCCCAACTTCAAGACCAAACCCTATTGTGTTGCCTTCAAAACCTGTTGCACATTTGACAG CTGGACCTCAAGCACCCCATGGAGATGGAGTCATGGTATGGAACATGCAGGCAGAACCAATCCTCCATGAAATGGAGTACAAAGATGGGAAGCTTGTCATCCAGAAGGAAGGCTACTACTACGTCTACTCTAAGATCTTCTTCAGTGAGGTCGATGTTGCGTTCACACACTCGGTCTGCAGAACTACTCCACGGTACCTTGGGAAGAACATTGAACTCCTTAAGTCCAGGAGATATCACCCCAAGTTTGGGAAAATGATGTCCACATCAAACAGCTACCTGGGAGGGGTGTTCCACCTCTTTGAAGATGACTCCCTCTTTGTCAAAGTGAAAAATGTCACTCAAGTTCGGATACAATATTCCACAGAGAACGTGTTTGGTATCTATATGATATAA